In Urechidicola croceus, a single window of DNA contains:
- a CDS encoding DUF3784 domain-containing protein: protein MYFLIAGYNTMSTEDQKKYDIEGIATLFFRVMIGMALVLIVGFLISKQLEIPKIENISIIVAIGIGLPYLLIKSNSKKFKKNSK, encoded by the coding sequence ATGTATTTTTTGATTGCAGGTTATAACACAATGTCAACCGAAGATCAAAAAAAGTATGATATTGAAGGAATTGCAACTTTATTCTTTAGAGTGATGATTGGAATGGCACTTGTTTTAATTGTTGGTTTTTTGATTTCAAAACAACTTGAAATACCTAAAATTGAAAACATAAGTATTATCGTTGCCATAGGAATTGGACTTCCTTATTTACTTATTAAATCAAATTCTAAAAAGTTTAAGAAGAATAGCAAATAA